The genomic region CATCGTCCTGAAGCCTGCCGAGCAATCGCCGCTTTCCGCGCTGCGCCTTGCTGAGCTTGCCATCGAAGCGGGACTACCCGCGGGCGTTCTCAATGTCGTTCCCGGCTTTGGCGAGACTGCAGGACAAGCACTTGGCCGTCACATGGATGTCGACTGTCTCGCATTCACCGGCTCGACCGCCGTTGGCAAACTTTTTCTCGAATATGCCGGCCAGTCGAACATGAAGCAGGTCTGGCTGGAAACGGGCGGCAAAAGTCCGAACCTCGTCTTCGCCGATTGCAGCGACCTCGATGCCGCGGCCGACATGGCAGCCTTCGGCATATTTTTCAATCAGGGCGAGGTCTGCTCAGCCAATTCGCGCCTGCTCGTCGAGCGTAGCATTCGCGGACCATTGCTCGAACGTCTTGTCCAGCGAGCGAAGGCGACGCAGCCGGGCGATCCGCTCGATCCTGCCTCGAAGATGGGAGCGATGGTCGATGCGCGTCATGCAGAACGGGTCGTCTCTTTCATCGACGCAGGCCGAAAGAGCGCCAAGCTCGTTATCGGCGGCGAAGCGACGAAGGTAAATGGCCGTGGTAGCTTCGTATTGCCGACGATCTTCGACGAGGTGAAGCTCGATGATCCTCTTGCGCGCGAAGAAATATTCGGGCCGGTTCTTTCCATCGTTGCATTTGATACCGAGGAAGAAGCGGTGCGCATTGCTAACGACACGCCCTACGGTCTGGCGGCGTCGGTTTGGACCGACAATTTATCGCGTGCTCATCGTATCTCGTCGCGTTTGCGAGCAGGCACGGTCTCGGTCAATACCGTTGATGCTCTGAGCCCCGCGACGCCCTTCGGAGGTTTCAAGCAGTCGGGCTTCGGCCGGGATCTGTCTCTGCACGCGCTCGACAAGTATACCGGCCTGAAAACCACGTGGATCAAATACCGGTTGAATGGACATTGAGCTAGCGCCGCCGTCCTGGCGGCGTTTCAGTGTGATGCGAGACGCGCGATCAAGCGGTCCAGCATGGCGTCACATTTGCGAATTTGCTCGATCGATACGAACTCGTCTGGCTTATGGCCCTGTGCCATGGAGCCCGGTCCGCAGACAACGCTCGGTGTGCCAAGGTCGCGACTGAACAGGCCGCCCTCGGTGCCGAACGCGACCTTGATCGTGCCGTTGGAACCGGTGAGAGAGCGGACGAATGCAACGGCTTCGCTGGACGCTGATGTATCTAGTCCCGGATAGCTGTTGACGACGCTGATCTCTATCGCCGCCTCGGGTGCCTGACGCGCAGCGTTGTCAGCGATAATGGCTGCACGCCTTCGCAGATTATCGAGAATTTCTTCCGCGCTGTCGGCAGCGACGTTTCGGATCTCGAAATCGACCTCACAACGGTTCGGAACGATGTTGAGCGCCCGGCCCCCGTCGATGCGGCCGACGTGAATGGTGGTATAGGAAATATCATAGTCATCGTCGCGCGCGCCTTCTTGGGCGAGGTGCCGTTGCTCCTCCCTTAGCGCCGCGACGAAATCACATGCCAGGTGAATGGCATTAAGAGCGAGGGGCGCGAGCGCCGAATGGCCTTCGCGGCCGATACAGACCGCGCGGGCGGCGATCTTTCCTTTGTGACCGGCGGCAACCTTCATCGACGTCGGCTCGCCGATGATGCAGAGCGATGGACGCACCGCCGATTGCCGCAAGCTGTCGATCAGGCTTCGCACGCCGAGGCAACCGACTTCCTCATCATAGGAAAGGGCAAGGTGCAGTGGTCGTGCAAGCGGTGCTTTAGCGGCTTTTAGGCCGGCGGCCAACGCGCACGCGACGAAGCCTTTCATATCTGCGGTACCGCGGCCGTAGAGTTTTCCGTCCCGCTCCGTCATCTCGAACGGGGGCACGGTCCAATTCTGGCCATCTGTCGGGACAACGTCCGAGTGCCCCGAAAGCATGACGCCCGACACATCCGCCGGACCTATCGTGGCGAACAGGTTGGCCTTGCACCCGTCTTGGCTCTCGATCAGCTGCGTATCGATTGCGGATTGCCCGAGGAGATCTGCGACGTAATGGATGAGCGCCATGTTGGATGCACTGCTCACCGTCGGAAATGCAATCAGCTTTTCAAGGATTTCAATGCTATCCATGTCCAATCGTCACCGCACCGTCGCTAGCGTTAAAGGGGCCTTGGTTGCTTTATGACGCTCGACGCCGCGTCAACCATTCGAATTTGCCTAAACGGCGCTTCGTGCGGTCCGAGGCATTACCCCTGCTTAGGTCGAGCCTAAGCTTTGCTAAAGGAATCCCTAGTTTCGGTTCATCTCTCGCGGCCACAAAATTCATCTCCGCCGCCGCTTCCAGGAAACTTCGTCAAGGCACACCACATGCGCGACCCTCGCTATGACATTCTGTTCGAGCCCGTAAAGATCGGCCCGGTAACGACTAAGAACCGCTTCTACCAGGTGCCGCATTGTAACGGCATGGGCTATCGCGATCCGACGGCGCTGGCGACGATGCGCGCTATCAAAGCTGAAGGCGGTTGGGGCGTCGTCTGCACTGAGCAGGTTGAGATCCATCCGACCGGCGACATCGCGCCCTTCATCGAATTGCGCAACTGGGATGATCAGGACGTTCCCATGCTCTCGCGTATTGCCGACGCGATCCATAGTGGCGACGCCCTTGCCGGACTTCAGCTCGCGCACAACGGCATGAATTCGCCCAACCAGTATTCGCGCGAAATTCCGTTCGGGCCGGTCGATCTGCCGGTCTTCAGTATTTACAATGACCCCGTGCAGGCGCGCGCGATGGATGCAACCGACATCCGCAATCTGCGTCGCTGGCATCGCGAGGCGGCAGTGCGAGGAAAGCGCGCCGGCTACGACATCATTTATATCTATGCAGGAAAACTGTTCGGCGGCGCGATGTTCTTTCTGTCGCGGCGCTACAATACGCGAACGGACGAATACGGCGGCAGCTTGGAAAACCGCGCGCGCCTGCTGAAGGAACTGATCGAAGACACCAAGGAAGCGGTGGGTGATCGTTGCGCTGTCGCATGCCGCATCTCAGTCGACGAATTGATCGGCGAAGAAGGCCTGCATGCCGCCGAAGCGCGCGATATCATTTCGCATCTCGCCGAAATTCCCGATCTTTGGGATCTTACGCTGTCGAGCTGGGACAATGACAGCCAGACATCGCGCTTTTCGGAAGAAGGATATCAGGAACCCTTCGTAACGGGCATCAAGGCGCTGACCACCAAGCCGGTCGTCGGCGTCGGGCGCTTTACATCGCCCGATACGATGGTGCGGATGGTCAAATCCGGCGTCCTCGATTTGATCGGCGCCGCGCGTCCTTCGATAGCCGATCCGTTCCTGCCCAAAAAGATCAACGAAGGCAGGCACGACGACATCCGCGAATGCATCGGTTGCAACATGTGCGTCTCAGGCGATCACAACATGACGCCGATCCGTTGCACGCAGAATCCGTCCATGGGCGAAGAATGGCGCCGGA from Hyphomicrobium sp. MC1 harbors:
- a CDS encoding FAD-dependent oxidoreductase, with translation MRDPRYDILFEPVKIGPVTTKNRFYQVPHCNGMGYRDPTALATMRAIKAEGGWGVVCTEQVEIHPTGDIAPFIELRNWDDQDVPMLSRIADAIHSGDALAGLQLAHNGMNSPNQYSREIPFGPVDLPVFSIYNDPVQARAMDATDIRNLRRWHREAAVRGKRAGYDIIYIYAGKLFGGAMFFLSRRYNTRTDEYGGSLENRARLLKELIEDTKEAVGDRCAVACRISVDELIGEEGLHAAEARDIISHLAEIPDLWDLTLSSWDNDSQTSRFSEEGYQEPFVTGIKALTTKPVVGVGRFTSPDTMVRMVKSGVLDLIGAARPSIADPFLPKKINEGRHDDIRECIGCNMCVSGDHNMTPIRCTQNPSMGEEWRRNWHPEYIRPSQSANKVLVVGSGPAGLEASMMLGRRGYSVALAERNRTLGGRVARERRLPGLSAWGRVADYRIAQLEKLNTVEIFRESDLTADDILSFGFENVVIATGSHWRSDGIGRHLLRPVPVTGDVEILTPDVLMNGTRPRGKNVVIYDDDHYYMGGVLAELLVKEGCSVTLVTPAALVSIWMQLTMEQHRVQARLMELGVKIVPQHVVTAISEKGAETICLFTNRPTVIPAESIVMVTARLPDHKLATELEARRSEWSAAGLMSVSTVGDALAPGTIAAAVFGGRRYAEELDAPVNETGLPFRREVASLSMGPLPWQNASEPEAVRVDDRV
- the argE gene encoding acetylornithine deacetylase, with the protein product MDSIEILEKLIAFPTVSSASNMALIHYVADLLGQSAIDTQLIESQDGCKANLFATIGPADVSGVMLSGHSDVVPTDGQNWTVPPFEMTERDGKLYGRGTADMKGFVACALAAGLKAAKAPLARPLHLALSYDEEVGCLGVRSLIDSLRQSAVRPSLCIIGEPTSMKVAAGHKGKIAARAVCIGREGHSALAPLALNAIHLACDFVAALREEQRHLAQEGARDDDYDISYTTIHVGRIDGGRALNIVPNRCEVDFEIRNVAADSAEEILDNLRRRAAIIADNAARQAPEAAIEISVVNSYPGLDTSASSEAVAFVRSLTGSNGTIKVAFGTEGGLFSRDLGTPSVVCGPGSMAQGHKPDEFVSIEQIRKCDAMLDRLIARLASH
- a CDS encoding aldehyde dehydrogenase translates to MNQLSHRDWLGAASAIRFRNKAFIDGQFVPARSGKTFASVNPATGEILAEISSCDHEDIDLAVAAARRSFESGEWSRADPAHRKAVLLRLAELLRENLQEFALLESLDMGKLVQDAATIDVPGSAGIFQWYAEAIDKVYDEIAPSADGNLVMVTREPLGVVGAVVPWNFPLDMATWKCAPALAAGNSIVLKPAEQSPLSALRLAELAIEAGLPAGVLNVVPGFGETAGQALGRHMDVDCLAFTGSTAVGKLFLEYAGQSNMKQVWLETGGKSPNLVFADCSDLDAAADMAAFGIFFNQGEVCSANSRLLVERSIRGPLLERLVQRAKATQPGDPLDPASKMGAMVDARHAERVVSFIDAGRKSAKLVIGGEATKVNGRGSFVLPTIFDEVKLDDPLAREEIFGPVLSIVAFDTEEEAVRIANDTPYGLAASVWTDNLSRAHRISSRLRAGTVSVNTVDALSPATPFGGFKQSGFGRDLSLHALDKYTGLKTTWIKYRLNGH